One window from the genome of Micrococcales bacterium encodes:
- a CDS encoding helix-turn-helix domain-containing protein, translating to MKSDQSHQTLGVAAEGGPPGLHPPPKLDWEVWRSHVKGLKAAKGLSINELAGRSGLDRSTIIELLGGRRGVADVRIGTLWALAWALDVDDFAEFLAPLFENEGLKSTCKPGKRH from the coding sequence GTGAAGTCGGACCAATCCCACCAGACCCTCGGCGTTGCCGCGGAAGGCGGGCCGCCGGGACTGCATCCACCACCCAAACTCGACTGGGAGGTTTGGCGCTCCCACGTGAAGGGCCTCAAGGCGGCAAAAGGTTTGTCCATCAATGAGTTGGCCGGGCGTTCGGGATTGGACCGGTCCACGATCATCGAACTGCTGGGAGGGAGACGAGGCGTGGCAGATGTCCGCATCGGTACTCTCTGGGCACTGGCCTGGGCATTGGATGTTGACGACTTCGCTGAATTCCTAGCGCCGCTATTTGAGAACGAGGGCCTGAAATCGACGTGCAAGCCAGGCAAGCGCCACTAG